A window of Bradyrhizobium sp. AZCC 1719 genomic DNA:
GAGGCTGACGCCGGCAGCGCTCGGCGACGCGCTGCGTCACCTGGTGCGGCATCACGATGCGCTGCGGCTGCGCTTTTACCGCAGCGAGGATGGCTGGCATCAGGCCCATGCCGAGGATGCCGAGCCGGCGTTCGAGCAGATCGATTTGTCCGCGCTCGACGCCGCCGCCCAATCCGCCGCCCTGGCCCGGCATGCCGATCGCCTGCAGGCCAGCCTCGAGCTCGCCACCGGCCCGCTGGTTTGCGCCGCCTGGTTCGATCTCGGGGCGCAGGGCCGCCGGCTGTTGCTGATCCTGCATCATCTGGTGGTCGACGGGGTGTCGTGGCGCATCCTGCTCGACGACCTCGATGCCGTCCTGGCGGCGCTGCAGCGGGATGAACCGGTGCAGCTTGCGGCCAAGACCACCTCGTTCAAGCGGTGGGCCGAACAGCTCACCGCCTATGCCGGATCGGCGGCCGCGCAACGCGAGCTGGCGTACTGGCAACAGGTGCCCTGGTCGGACGCCGAACGCCTGCCGGTGGACCATCCCGGCGGCATCAACACCGCCGGCGCGGTGCGCATGGTGAGCATGTCGCTCAGCGAAGCCGACACCCGCGCGCTGCTGCAGGAGGTGCCGAACGTCTACCATACCCAGATCAACGACGCGCTGTTGACCGCGCTGGCCGAGGCGGTGGCGGCCTGGAGCGGGCGGCGCCGCCTGCTGGTCGCGCTCGAAGGCCATGGCCGCGAGGCCCTGTTCGCCGCGGCCGACGTCTCGCGCACCGTGGGCTGGTTCACCAGCCTGTTCCCGGTGCGGCTGGATCTCGGCGGTGCGAGCGATCCCGGGGCGGCGTTGAAGGCGGTCAAGGAGCAGTTGCGCGCCGTGCCCAACCGCGGCATCGGCTACGGCATCCTGCGCTATCTCGGCGGCGCCGCGGCGGTGGAGGCGCTGCCGGTGCCGGAGCCGGAGATCAGCTTCAACTATCTCGGTCAACTCGACGAGGGTGGCGGCGCGCGGCCGTTCCGCTTCGCCGAGCAGAACACCGGCGCGCTTACGCACCCCGGCAACGCGCGCCGGCATCTGATCGACGTCTCCGCCCATGTCCGCGACGGCCGGCTGCAGCTGCAGTGGTTTTACAACGCAGGCCGGCATGCGCCCGAGACGATGACGGCGCTGGCCGAGCGCTATGTCGCGGCGCTGCGCGACCTGATCGCGCATTGCAAGACCAGTGAAGGCGGCTTCACGCGATCGGACTTCCCGCTCGCCGCCACCCGCCAAATCGAGCTCGACCGCCTGATCGCGATGCTCGGCGGTCCCCGGCAGATCGAGGACATCTATCCGCTGTCGGCGACCCAGCAGGGACTGTTGTTCCACAGTCTCTACGCGCCGGATTCCACCGTCTACGTGATCTCGCTCGGCTGCCGGCTGGTCGGGGCGCTCGATGTCGATGCGTTCGAACAGGCCTGGCAGCGCATGGTCGCGCGCCACGCGGTGCTGCGCACCGCCTTTGTCGGCCAGGAGCTGGAGCAGCCGCTGCAGGTGGTGCTGCGCCATGCCGTGCTGCCGTTCGAGCGCCACGACTGGCGCACCCTGGACGCCGCCGAACAGGCGACGCGGCTTTTGGCCCTGCAGCAGGCCGAGCGCGCCCGCGGCTTCGACTTCACGCGCCCGCCGCTGCTGCGGCTGCATCTGGTGCGCACCGCCGCGGCCGAGTACCGGCTGATCTGGAACAGCCATCATATCGTGTTCGACGGCTGGTCGATGCCGATCCTGTTCAACGAGGTGTTTGCCGCCTACGGCGCGCTGTGCCGGCGCGAGACGCCGCAGCTAAAGCCGCCGCGCCCGTTCCGCGACTACATCGGCTGGCTGCAGCGCCAGGACCAGGGCGCCGCCGAGGCTTACTGGCGCCGACGCCTGGCTGGCTTTGCGACCCCGACCGCCCTCGGGCTCGGCCGGCCCGCCGCGCCGACCGATCCGGTGGATCACTATGCCGAGCATGAGGGGACGTTCCCGGTCGCGTTGGCCGAGATCGAAGGGTTTGCGCGCCGGCATCGGCTGACCCTCAACACCCTGGTGCAGGGCGCCTGGGCGCTATTGCTGTCCCGCTATGGCGACAGCACCGAGGTGGTGTTCGGCGTCACCGTCTCGGGCCGCCCGGCGGAGCTGCCCGAAGTCGAGCGCACCGTCGGGCTGTTCATCAACACGCTGCCGCTGCGCCTTGCCGTACCCCCCAGACAAAAGATCCTGGACTGGCTGCGCGAGGTCCAGGCGCGGCAGAGCGAACTGACCGACTATCAGTACAGCGCGCTGGCCGATGTGCAGCGCGCCAGCGAGGTGCCGGCGGGCACGCCGTTGTTCGACAGCATCGTGGCGTTCGAGAACTATCCGGCGGAGATGTCCGCGCTCGGCGAACTGACGCGGACGGTCCGGATCACCGATGTCCGCCCGACCGAGCGGACCAACTATCCGCTGACGCTGCAGGTCACGGTCGGGCCGACGCTGTCGTTCCGGCTGATCTCTGATGCCCACAGGTTCGAGGCGGTGGCGGTCGAACGGCTGCTCGGCCACTTCACCCACCTGTTCCGGCAGATGATCGCCGACCCGGAGCGGCCGCTGTCGGCGCTGGCGCTGTTGAGCGAGGCCGAGCATCGGCAGCTCGTCGCGGGCTTCAACGACACCGCGGCGGAGTATCCGCGCGGCCTGCTGCATGAGCTGTTTGCCGCACAGGCGGCGCGCACGCCAGATGCGGTGGCGCTGAGCCTGGACGAAGCGACGCTGAGCTACGGCGACCTCGAGCGCCGCGCCAACCAGCTCGCCCATCATCTGCGCGAGCTCGGGGTCGGCCCCGACGTCGTGGTCGGGCTGTGCGCCGAGCGCTCGTTCGAGATGGTGATCGGCCTCCTCGGTATCCTCAAGGCCGGCGGCGCCTATTTACCGCTCGACCCGGACTACCCCGCCGACCGCCTCGCCTTCATGCTGGCCGACGCCAAGGTGCCGGTGCTGCTCACGCAGGCGGCCGTGGCCGATCGGCTGCCGGCAAGCGAAGCGACAGTGGTGCGGCTCGACGCCGATTGGCCGCTCATCGCCCGGTGCCCCGAAACGCCGCCGGCGACCGACGCCGGCGCAAACAACCTCGCCTATGTGATCTACACCTCGGGCTCGACCGGGCGTCCCAAGGGGACGCTCATCACCCATGATTGCGTCACCCGGCTGTTCGCCGCCACCGACGCCTGGTTTGACTTCGGCCCGCACGATGTCTGGACGCTGTTCCACTCGCTGGCGTTCGACTTCTCGGTCTGGGAGCTTTGGGGCGCGCTGCTCAACGGCGGCAGGCTGGTGGTGGTGCCGTACTGGGTCAGCCGGTCTCCAGACCTGTTCCACGAGCTGGTGGCGCGCGAAGGCGTGACCGTCCTGAACCAGACGCCCTCGGCCTTCGCCGGGTTGATCCAAGCCGATTCCATCATGCCGCGCGCGCTGTCGCTGCGGCTGGTCATCTTCGGCGGCGAGGCGTTGAATTTTGCCGGGCTCAAGCCGTGGTTCGAACGCCACGGCGATGCGCGCCCGCAGCTCATCAACATGTACGGCATCACCGAGACCACCGTCCATGTGACCTGGCGGCCGGTGCGGCGGAGCGACGTCGACGCCGCGGCGAGCGCCATCGGCCGCCCGATCCCCGATCTGCAGGCCTATGTGCTCGATCGCCACGGCGATCCGGTCCCGCTCGGGGTCGCCGGCGAGCTTTACGTCGGCGGCGCTGGCCTCGCGCGCGGCTATCTGAACCGTCCGGGGTTGACCAGCGAACGCTTCGTGCCGAGCCCGTTCGTCGCCGGTGAACGGCTCTACCGCACCGGCGATCTGGCACGCTGGCGCGCCGAAGGACGGCTCGACTACCTCGGCCGCATCGATCACCAGGTCAAGCTCCGCGGCTTCCGCATCGAACTCGGCGAGATCGAAGCGGCGCTGCTCAACCACGACGCGGTCGAGCGGGCCGCCGTTGTTGTCAACGAAGACACCGACCGCCGGCTGATCGCCTATGTGGTGGGGCGCGGCGACGCGCGGCCTGACGCCGCCGGCCTGCGCCATCATCTCCAACAGGCCCTGCCGGACTACATGGTGCCGGCCGGCTTCGTGATGCTCGATCAGTTGCCGCTCACCGCCAACGGCAAGCTCGACCGCAAGGCCTTGCCGGCGCCGGACTGGCAGGGATCCGGCGAGACCATCGCCCCGCGCAACCCGACCGAAGCGGCGCTCGCCGCGATCTGGCGCGACGTGCTCAAGCTCGACCGCATCAGTGTCAACGACAACTTCTTCGCGCTGGGCGGCGATTCGATCCAGTCGATCCAGTTGGTGGCGCGGGCCAACCGGGTCGGACTGAGCCTGTCGGCCCGCCAGGTGTTCGAGCAGCAAACCATCGCGGGTCTCGCGGCGGTGGCGGGCCGCGCGACGGCGGTTTGCGCCGAACAAGGCCTGGTGCAGGGCGAGGTGCCGCTGACCCCGATCCAGCGCTGGCTGTTCGAGCAGGAGCTTTTGGCGCCGCATCACTTCAACCAGGCGGTGCTGCTGGAATGCGATGCGGGCCTGACGCCGGCAGCGCTCGGCGACGCGCTGCGTCACCTGGTGCGGCATCACGATGCGCTGCGGCTGCGCTTTTACCGCAGCGAGGATGGCTGGCATCAGGCCCATGCCGAGGATGCCGAGCCGGCGTTCGAGCAGATCGATTTGTCCGCGCTCGACGCCGCCGATCAATCCGCCGCCCTGGCCCGGCATGCCGATCGCCTGCAGGCCAGCCTCGAGCTCGCCACCGGCCCGCTGGTTTGCGCCGCCTGGTTCGATCTCGGGGCGCAGGGCCGCCGGCTGTTGCTGATCCTGCATCATCTGGTGGTCGACGGGGTGTCGTGGCGCATCCTGCTCGACGACCTCGATGCCGTCCTGGCGGCGCTGCAGCGGGATAAACCGGTGCAGCTTGCGGCCAAGACCACCTCGTTCAAGCGGTGGGCCGAACAGCTCACCGCCTATGCCGGATCGGCGGCCGCCCAGCGCGAGCTGGCGTACTGGCAACAGATGCCGTTCTCGGACGCCGGACGCCTGCCGGTGGACCATCCCGGCGGCATCAACACCGCCGGCGCGGTGCGCATGGTGAGCATGTCGCTCAGCGAAGCCGACACCCGCGCGCTGCTGCAGGAGGTGCCGAACGTCTACCACACCCAGATCAACGACGCGCTGTTGACCGCGCTGGCCGAGGCGGTGGCGGCCTGGAGCGGGCGGCGCCGCCTGCTGGTCGCGCTCGAAGGCCATGGCCGCGAGGCCCTGTTCGCCGAAGCCGACGTCTCGCGCACCGTGGGCTGGTTCACCAGCCTGTTCCCGGTGCGGCTGGATCTCGGCGATGCGAGCGATCCCGGGGCGGCGTTGAAGGCGGTCAAGGAGCAGTTGCGCGCCGTGCCCAACCGCGGCATCGGCTACGGCATCCTGCGCTATCTCGGCGGCGCCGCGGCGGCGGAGGCGCTGCCGGTGCCGGAGCCGGAGATCAGCTTCAACTATCTCGGTCAACTCGACGAAGCGGACGGCGCGCGGCCGTTCCGCTTCGCTGAGCAGAATGTCGGCGCGCTCACGCATCCCGGCAACGCGCGCCGCCATCTGATCGATGTCTCCGCCCATGTCCACGACGGCCGGCTGCAACTGCAGTGGGTCTACAGCACGGCTATTCACCAGACGTCGACCATTGAGGCCGTGGCGCAAACCTTCGTCGCGCAGCTACAGAATCTGATCGAGCATTGCGAGGCCAGTGAAGGCGGCTTCACCCCGTCGGATTTTCCACTCCTGCAAGCCAACCTCAGTTTTTGAGATCGGAGCCGACCGATGAACGTTCATGCACGCAGAAGCAAGGCTCAGTCCAGCATCGGCCAGCGAGAGCTCGATCGTTTGATCGCTGCGGTCGGCGGCCCCCGGCAGGTCGAGGACATCTATCCGCTGACAGCACTGCAGCGAGGCCTGTTGTTCCACAGCCTCTACGAACCGGAATCGAACGCCTACGTGATATCGGTCGGCTGCCGGCTAGCTGGGACACTCGATCTCGATGCGTTCGAACAAGCGTGGCAGGCCGTGGTCGAACGCCACTCCGCGCTGCGCACCGCCTTTGTCGGCCAGGAGCTGGAGCAGCCGCTGCAGGTGGTGCTGCGCCGTGCCGTGCTGCCGTTCGAGCGCCACGACTGGCGCGAGCTTGGCGCCGCCGAACAGGAGGCGCGGCTTGCCGCCCTGCAGCAGGCCGAGCGTGCCCGCGGCTTCGACTTCACGCGACCGCCGCTGCTGCGGCTGCATCTGGCTCGCACCGCCGCGGCCGAGTACCGTCTGATCTGGAACAGCCATCATATTATGTTCGACGGCTGGTCGATCCCGTTGCTCCTCGATGACGTGTTCGCCGCCTACTGCGCGCTGAGCCGGCGCGACGCTCCGAAATTTGCACCCGTGCGCCCATTCCGAGACTATATCGCATGGCTGCAGCGCCGGGATCTCGGGGTCGCCGAAGCCTATTGGCGCAAAGCTCTCGCCGGCTTCGAGACACCGACCCCATTGCTGCTGGAGCGGCCCCGCCGAGATGCCGTTCGCAGCGATCGCTATGCCGAGCATGTCCATGTCTTTGATGCCGAACTCACCGCGCTCGAGAGTTTTGCCCGGCATCACAAGCTCACCGTGAACACGCTGGTGCAGGGCGCCTGGGCGTTGCTGCTTTCGCTTTACGAGGACAGCGACGACGTGGTGTTCGGCGTCACCATGTCGGGCCGTCCGGCGGAGCTGCCCGAAGTGGAGCGCACGGTCGGGCTGTTCATCAACACGTTGCCGCTGCGCATTGCGATCCCACCGCAACAGACGGTGGCTGACTGGCTGCATGCAGTCCAGGCGCGGCAGACCGAGCTGCTGGAGCATCAATACAGCCCGCTGCCGCTGGTACAGCACTGGAGCGAAGTTAAGGACGGCACGCCGCTGTTCGACAGCATCATGGCGTTCGAGAACTTTCCGGCCGAAATGTCCGCTGCCGCCGATCTGACGCAGACCATAGGAATCACCGACGTACGGTCGACGGAGCGGACCAATTATCCGCTGACGCTCCAGGTCGCCATCGAAAAGGCGGTGTCGGTCAAGCTAATCTACGACGCGGACCGGTTCGAGGCAGTGGCGATTGAACGCCTCGCCGGCCACTTCGCGCGGCTGCTTGAAGAGCTGATGGCAGATGCCGAGCGGCCGCTGTCGGCGCTGACGCTGTTGAGCGAGGCCGAGCGCCGGGAGCTGATCGCGCGCTCGAATGAGACAGCGGCCTATCGACAGCATCTCTGCCTGCATGAGCTGTTTGCCGCACAGGCGGCGCGCACGCCAGATGCGGTGGCGCTGAGCCTGGACGAAGCGACGCTGAGCTACGGCGACCTCGAGCGCCGCGCCAACCAGCTCGCCCATCATCTGCGCGGCCTCGGCGTCGGCCCCGACGTCGTGGTCGGGCTGTGCGCCGAGCGCTCGTTCGAGATGGTGATCGGCCTCCTCGGTATCCTCAAGGCCGGCGGCGCCTATTTACCGCTCGACCCGGACTACCCGGCCGACCGCCTCGCCTTCATGCTGGCCGACGCCCAGGTGCCGGTGCTGCTCACGCAGGCGGCCGTGGCCGATCGGCTGCCGGCAAGCGAAGCGACAGTGGTGCGGCTCGACGCCGATTGGCCGCCGATCGCTCGCCATCCCGACACCGCCCCACCACAGGTCTGCGCGCCCGACAACCTCGCCTATGTGATCTACACCTCGGGCTCGACCGGGCGTCCCAAGGGGACGCTCATCACCCATGATTGCGTCACCCGGCTGTTCGCCGCCACCGACGCCTGGTTTGACTTCGGCCCGCACGATGTCTGGACTCTGTTTCACTCGCTGGCGTTCGACTTCTCGGTCTGGGAGCTCTGGGGCGCGCTGCTCAACGGCGGCAGGCTGGTGGTGGTGCCGTACTGGGTCAGCCGGTCTCCAGATCTGTTCCACGAGCTCGTGGCGCGCGAAGGCGTGACCGTCCTGAACCAGACGCCCTCGGCCTTCGCCGGGTTGATCCAAGCCGACTCCATCATGCCGCGCGCGCTGTCGCTGCGGCTGGTCATCTTCGGCGGCGAGGCGTTGAATTTTGCCGGGCTCAAGCCGTGGTTCGAACGTCACGGCGATGCGCGCCCGCAGCTCATCAACATGTACGGCATCACCGAGACCACCGTCCATGTGACCTGGCGGCCGGTGCGGCGGAGCGACGTCGACGCCGCGGCGAGCGCGATCGGCCGCCCGATCCCCGATCTGCAGGCCTATGTGCTCGATCGCCACGGCGATCCGGTCCCGCTTGGGGTCGCCGGCGAGCTTTACGTCGGCGGCGCCGGCCTGGCGCGCGGCTATCTCGGCCGGCCCGGCCTGACCGCCGAACGCTTCGTGCCGAGCCCGTTCGTCGCCGGTGAACGGCTCTACCGCACCGGCGATCTGGCACGCTGGCGCGCCGAAGGACAGCTCGACTACCTCGGCCGCATCGACCACCAGGTCAAGCTCCGCGGCTTCCGCATCGAGCTCGGCGAGATCGAAGCGGCGCTGCTGAACCACGACGCGGTCGAGCGAGCCGCCGTTGTTGTGAACGAAGACACCGACCGCCGGCTCATCGCCTATGTGGTGGGGCGCGGCGACGCGCGGTCTGACGCCGCCAGCCTGCGCCATCATCTCCAACAGGCCCTGCCCGACTACATGGTGCCGGCCGGCTTTGTGGTGCTCGATCAGTTGCCGCTGACGCCCAACGGCAAGCTCGACCGCAAGGCGTTGCCGGCGCCGGACCGCCTTGAGCAGGACGCCTACCTCGCCCCACGCAATGCCGCCGAAACGATGCTCGCCTCGATATTCGCCGATGTGCTCGGCCTTGAGCGTGTCGGCATCAACGACGACTTCTTCGCGCTCGGCGGCCATTCGCTGCTCGCGACCCAGGCGGTTGCCCGCGTCCAGCAGGAGCTTGGAGTCGACCTCCCTTTGCGCACCCTGTTCGAGGCCCCAACGGTAGCGAGCTTAGCCGAGCGGCTGCAGATGGCGCCGGCAACGTCCGCGGCTCCGCTGCTGCCAGTGGAGCGGAACGAGCCGCTGCCGCTGTCGCATGCGCAGGAGCGGCTGTGGTTTTTGGAGCAGCTCGGGCTCGCGGGCGGCAGCTACAACATTGCGGTGGCGGTGCGGCTGACGGGCCGGCTCGATGTTGCGGCGCTGTCGGCGGCGCTGAGCGAGGTGGTGCGGCGGCACGAAGCGTTGCGCACGCGGTTCGAGAGCCGCGGCGATGGCGCGGTCCAGGTGATCGATCCGCCCTGGCCGGTGGCGCTTTCGCCGCAGGCGGTCGAGCCGCGGCAGGCCCGGCAGCGCGCCGATGCCATCATGCAGCAGCCGTTCGATCTGGCGCGCGACCGGCTGCTGCGCGTGGCGCTGTTGCAGCTCTCGCCGGACGTTCATGTGCTGGTGCTGGCGATGCATCATGTGGTGTCCGACGGCTGGTCGATGGGCGTCCTGGTGCGCGAGGTCGAAACGCTGTATGCGGCGCTTGCGGCCGGCCGGCCCTCGCCGCTCCCCGCCCTGCCGATCCAATATGCCGACTACGCGGTGTGGCAGCGGCGCTGGCTGGCGGATGCCGCGCTGACGCGGCAGCTCGGCTATTGGACGGAGCAACTGTCCGGCGCGCCGGCGGGGCTGGAGCTGGCGGCCGATCGGCCGCGCCCGGCGGTGCCGAGCTTTCGCGGGGGGTTGCGCACCTTCACCGTCGACCCGGGCCGCACCGCCGCGCTGATCAAGCTGGCGCGCCAGGAGGGCGCGACGCTGTTCATGGCGCTATTGGCGGCGTTCAATGTGCTGCTGGCGCGCTGGAGCGGCCAGGACGATGTGGTGGTCGGCACCCCGATTGCCGGGCGGACCCGCGCCGAGACCGAAGGCCTGATCGGGTTCTTCGTCAACATGCTGGCGTTGCGCACCGACCTCACCGGCGCGCCGTCGTTCCGCGACGTGCTGCGGCGGGTGAAGGCGGTCGCGCTCGAGGCCTATGCGCATCAGGACCTGCCGTTCGAGAAGCTGGTCGAGGCCCTGCATCCGATCCGCGACTTGAGCCGCGAGCCGATCTTCCAGGTGGTGTTCGCGCTGCAGAACATGCCGCAGCGGCCGACCCACATGGCCGGCCTGTCGATCGAACCGTTCGACAGCGGCGCGGTGCCGGCCAAGTTCGATCTCGAGCTCTCGGTGGCCGAAGTCGACGGCGGCCTGTCGGCCTCGCTGGTCTACGCCACCGATCTGTTCGACGACAGCACCATCGAGCGGCTGGTGGGCCACTTCGGGCGGATCCTGGACGGCATCGTGGCGGAGCCGGACCGGCGCATCCGCGAACTGGCGCTGCTCGGCGAGGCCGAACGCCGGCAACTGCTCGCGGACTGGAACGGCCCCGCGGCGCTCTATCCGCAGGATCGCTGCCTGCATGAGCTGTTTGCCGAGCAGGCGGCGCGGCGGCCCGACGCCATCGCCGTGGTGCTGGAGGATCAGACGCTGAGTTACGGCGAACTCGAGCGCCGCGCCAACCGGCTTGCCCATCATCTGCGCGCGCTCGGCGTCGGCCCCGACGTCGTGGTCGGGCTGTGCGTCGAGCGCTCGCTGGACATGGCGGTCGGCGTGCTCGGCATCCTCAAGGCCGGCGGCGCCTACCTGCCGCTCGACCCGCGCTACCCCGCCGACCGTCTCGCCTACATGCTGGCCGACGCCAAGGTGACGGTGCTGCTCACCCAGGAGGCGCTGGCCGATCGCTTGCCCGCGCCGGCCGCCAGGCTGGTGCGGCTCGACACCGATTGGCCTGACATCGCCCGGCAACCGGAAACGCCGCCGGCCAGCGGCGTCGATGCCGATCATCTCGCCTATGTGATCTACACCTCGGGCTCGACCGGCCGGCCCAAGGGCGTGATGATCCCGCACCGGGGCATCATGAACCTCGCCGAGGCGCAGCTCGCCCAGCTGCCGCTCGCCCCCACCGACCGCATCCTGCAGTTCGCCTCGATCAGCTTCGATGCCGCGGTGTGGGACGTGGTGATGAGCTGGCGGGTCGGCGCCGCGCTGGTGCTTGCCGAGCCGCACGATCTGATGCCCGGCGAACCGCTGCGCGACCTGTTGATCCGGCAGCGCATCACCACGGTGCTGCTGCCGCCCACCGCGCTGGCGGCGCTGCCGGCGGCGGCGCTGCCCGACCTCACAACCCTGATCGTCGGCGGCGAGGCCTGCTCCGCCGAGATGCTGCGACCCTGGCTGTCCGGCCGCAGCGTGCTCAATGCCTATGGCCCGACCGAGGTCAGCGTGTGCACCACCATGTTCCGCTGCGCCGGTAATCGCCGGCCGCCGATCGGCCGGCCGTTGCCCAATGCCCGCAT
This region includes:
- a CDS encoding amino acid adenylation domain-containing protein — its product is MLKLDRIGVNDNFFALGGDSIQSIQLVARANRVGLSLSARQVFEQQTIAGLAAVAGRATAVCAEQGLVQGEVPLTPIQRWLFEQELLAPHHFNQAVLLECDARLTPAALGDALRHLVRHHDALRLRFYRSEDGWHQAHAEDAEPAFEQIDLSALDAAAQSAALARHADRLQASLELATGPLVCAAWFDLGAQGRRLLLILHHLVVDGVSWRILLDDLDAVLAALQRDEPVQLAAKTTSFKRWAEQLTAYAGSAAAQRELAYWQQVPWSDAERLPVDHPGGINTAGAVRMVSMSLSEADTRALLQEVPNVYHTQINDALLTALAEAVAAWSGRRRLLVALEGHGREALFAAADVSRTVGWFTSLFPVRLDLGGASDPGAALKAVKEQLRAVPNRGIGYGILRYLGGAAAVEALPVPEPEISFNYLGQLDEGGGARPFRFAEQNTGALTHPGNARRHLIDVSAHVRDGRLQLQWFYNAGRHAPETMTALAERYVAALRDLIAHCKTSEGGFTRSDFPLAATRQIELDRLIAMLGGPRQIEDIYPLSATQQGLLFHSLYAPDSTVYVISLGCRLVGALDVDAFEQAWQRMVARHAVLRTAFVGQELEQPLQVVLRHAVLPFERHDWRTLDAAEQATRLLALQQAERARGFDFTRPPLLRLHLVRTAAAEYRLIWNSHHIVFDGWSMPILFNEVFAAYGALCRRETPQLKPPRPFRDYIGWLQRQDQGAAEAYWRRRLAGFATPTALGLGRPAAPTDPVDHYAEHEGTFPVALAEIEGFARRHRLTLNTLVQGAWALLLSRYGDSTEVVFGVTVSGRPAELPEVERTVGLFINTLPLRLAVPPRQKILDWLREVQARQSELTDYQYSALADVQRASEVPAGTPLFDSIVAFENYPAEMSALGELTRTVRITDVRPTERTNYPLTLQVTVGPTLSFRLISDAHRFEAVAVERLLGHFTHLFRQMIADPERPLSALALLSEAEHRQLVAGFNDTAAEYPRGLLHELFAAQAARTPDAVALSLDEATLSYGDLERRANQLAHHLRELGVGPDVVVGLCAERSFEMVIGLLGILKAGGAYLPLDPDYPADRLAFMLADAKVPVLLTQAAVADRLPASEATVVRLDADWPLIARCPETPPATDAGANNLAYVIYTSGSTGRPKGTLITHDCVTRLFAATDAWFDFGPHDVWTLFHSLAFDFSVWELWGALLNGGRLVVVPYWVSRSPDLFHELVAREGVTVLNQTPSAFAGLIQADSIMPRALSLRLVIFGGEALNFAGLKPWFERHGDARPQLINMYGITETTVHVTWRPVRRSDVDAAASAIGRPIPDLQAYVLDRHGDPVPLGVAGELYVGGAGLARGYLNRPGLTSERFVPSPFVAGERLYRTGDLARWRAEGRLDYLGRIDHQVKLRGFRIELGEIEAALLNHDAVERAAVVVNEDTDRRLIAYVVGRGDARPDAAGLRHHLQQALPDYMVPAGFVMLDQLPLTANGKLDRKALPAPDWQGSGETIAPRNPTEAALAAIWRDVLKLDRISVNDNFFALGGDSIQSIQLVARANRVGLSLSARQVFEQQTIAGLAAVAGRATAVCAEQGLVQGEVPLTPIQRWLFEQELLAPHHFNQAVLLECDAGLTPAALGDALRHLVRHHDALRLRFYRSEDGWHQAHAEDAEPAFEQIDLSALDAADQSAALARHADRLQASLELATGPLVCAAWFDLGAQGRRLLLILHHLVVDGVSWRILLDDLDAVLAALQRDKPVQLAAKTTSFKRWAEQLTAYAGSAAAQRELAYWQQMPFSDAGRLPVDHPGGINTAGAVRMVSMSLSEADTRALLQEVPNVYHTQINDALLTALAEAVAAWSGRRRLLVALEGHGREALFAEADVSRTVGWFTSLFPVRLDLGDASDPGAALKAVKEQLRAVPNRGIGYGILRYLGGAAAAEALPVPEPEISFNYLGQLDEADGARPFRFAEQNVGALTHPGNARRHLIDVSAHVHDGRLQLQWVYSTAIHQTSTIEAVAQTFVAQLQNLIEHCEASEGGFTPSDFPLLQANLSF
- a CDS encoding amino acid adenylation domain-containing protein — translated: MNVHARRSKAQSSIGQRELDRLIAAVGGPRQVEDIYPLTALQRGLLFHSLYEPESNAYVISVGCRLAGTLDLDAFEQAWQAVVERHSALRTAFVGQELEQPLQVVLRRAVLPFERHDWRELGAAEQEARLAALQQAERARGFDFTRPPLLRLHLARTAAAEYRLIWNSHHIMFDGWSIPLLLDDVFAAYCALSRRDAPKFAPVRPFRDYIAWLQRRDLGVAEAYWRKALAGFETPTPLLLERPRRDAVRSDRYAEHVHVFDAELTALESFARHHKLTVNTLVQGAWALLLSLYEDSDDVVFGVTMSGRPAELPEVERTVGLFINTLPLRIAIPPQQTVADWLHAVQARQTELLEHQYSPLPLVQHWSEVKDGTPLFDSIMAFENFPAEMSAAADLTQTIGITDVRSTERTNYPLTLQVAIEKAVSVKLIYDADRFEAVAIERLAGHFARLLEELMADAERPLSALTLLSEAERRELIARSNETAAYRQHLCLHELFAAQAARTPDAVALSLDEATLSYGDLERRANQLAHHLRGLGVGPDVVVGLCAERSFEMVIGLLGILKAGGAYLPLDPDYPADRLAFMLADAQVPVLLTQAAVADRLPASEATVVRLDADWPPIARHPDTAPPQVCAPDNLAYVIYTSGSTGRPKGTLITHDCVTRLFAATDAWFDFGPHDVWTLFHSLAFDFSVWELWGALLNGGRLVVVPYWVSRSPDLFHELVAREGVTVLNQTPSAFAGLIQADSIMPRALSLRLVIFGGEALNFAGLKPWFERHGDARPQLINMYGITETTVHVTWRPVRRSDVDAAASAIGRPIPDLQAYVLDRHGDPVPLGVAGELYVGGAGLARGYLGRPGLTAERFVPSPFVAGERLYRTGDLARWRAEGQLDYLGRIDHQVKLRGFRIELGEIEAALLNHDAVERAAVVVNEDTDRRLIAYVVGRGDARSDAASLRHHLQQALPDYMVPAGFVVLDQLPLTPNGKLDRKALPAPDRLEQDAYLAPRNAAETMLASIFADVLGLERVGINDDFFALGGHSLLATQAVARVQQELGVDLPLRTLFEAPTVASLAERLQMAPATSAAPLLPVERNEPLPLSHAQERLWFLEQLGLAGGSYNIAVAVRLTGRLDVAALSAALSEVVRRHEALRTRFESRGDGAVQVIDPPWPVALSPQAVEPRQARQRADAIMQQPFDLARDRLLRVALLQLSPDVHVLVLAMHHVVSDGWSMGVLVREVETLYAALAAGRPSPLPALPIQYADYAVWQRRWLADAALTRQLGYWTEQLSGAPAGLELAADRPRPAVPSFRGGLRTFTVDPGRTAALIKLARQEGATLFMALLAAFNVLLARWSGQDDVVVGTPIAGRTRAETEGLIGFFVNMLALRTDLTGAPSFRDVLRRVKAVALEAYAHQDLPFEKLVEALHPIRDLSREPIFQVVFALQNMPQRPTHMAGLSIEPFDSGAVPAKFDLELSVAEVDGGLSASLVYATDLFDDSTIERLVGHFGRILDGIVAEPDRRIRELALLGEAERRQLLADWNGPAALYPQDRCLHELFAEQAARRPDAIAVVLEDQTLSYGELERRANRLAHHLRALGVGPDVVVGLCVERSLDMAVGVLGILKAGGAYLPLDPRYPADRLAYMLADAKVTVLLTQEALADRLPAPAARLVRLDTDWPDIARQPETPPASGVDADHLAYVIYTSGSTGRPKGVMIPHRGIMNLAEAQLAQLPLAPTDRILQFASISFDAAVWDVVMSWRVGAALVLAEPHDLMPGEPLRDLLIRQRITTVLLPPTALAALPAAALPDLTTLIVGGEACSAEMLRPWLSGRSVLNAYGPTEVSVCTTMFRCAGNRRPPIGRPLPNARIYVLDQQMEPVPVGVAGELYIGGAGLARGYLLRPGLTAERFVPNPFADGERLYRTGDLVRWRADGELDFLGRLDTQVKLRGFRIELGEIEATLLSDANVAQAVVVAREDAAGKRLVAYVVPRQDAMKDAMQDATKDATPDAAFDLGELRRQLQHKLPDYMVPAALVKLDQLPLTPNGKLDRNALPAPDRHREAEHQPPRNPVETVLAGLFAEILGLERVGINENFFELGGHSLLAMQLVSHVRAALGVTLPVRVIFMGPTVAEIAVRTEEALANEIEAMTPEQVEIALQRLDGGKAKHSEVSTTTIGSIG